A section of the Primulina eburnea isolate SZY01 chromosome 1, ASM2296580v1, whole genome shotgun sequence genome encodes:
- the LOC140825771 gene encoding mitochondrial metalloendopeptidase OMA1-like — translation MEWCRRSSRLIYDSLHSFNLKISVPRNPNKEALSRTHFSTSCIKPTSRNSSICGFSQPLFRNSALPNLLQQSQCKSPFLNGAKRFYYVDRNQIYHFKPRGYKRWSQFSPRNVLIVVLVGSGVVITIYFGNLETVPYTKRTHFVLLSRSLEKELGENQFKQVKNQFKGRILPPLHPDSIRVQRISQDIIEALERGFKKEEVWSDVRYSPESVIQPSEANTHETVRALSDKIGEEEIWQSEHKWEKEDEILDDQWVQKSRKKGQEKGVKSETGHLEGLKWEVIVVNEPMINAFCIPGGKIVVFTGLLNHFRADAEIATIIGHEVSHAIARHSAEQISKNLWLTILQLILYQFFIPDFVNTMSNLFLRLPFSRRMEMEADYIGLLLIASAGYDPRVAPQVYEKLGRIVGDSKLQDYLATHPSGKKRALTLAQAKVMEEAFNIYREVQSGRGVEGFL, via the exons CCCCAATAAGGAAGCTCTCTCGAGAACCCATTTTTCCACCTCTTGTATCAAACCCACTTCTCGGAATTCAAGTATTTGTGGATTTTCTCAACCACTTTTCAGAAACTCCGCTTTACCAAATTTGCTTCAACAAAGTCAGTGCAAGAGTCCTTTCCTTAATGGAGCAAAACGATTTTACTATGTAGATAGGAACCAAATTTACCACTTCAAACCCAGGGGATATAAGCGTTGGTCTCAGTTCTCTCCAAGAAATGTTTTGATTGTGGTTTTGGTTGGCTCTGGGGTTGTTATCACCATATACTTTGGGAATTTGGAGACTGTACCTTACACAAAAAGAACCCATTTTGTGCTTTTGTCTAGAAGTCTAGAGAAAGAGCTGGGTGAGAATCAGTTTAAGCAGGTAAAGAATCAGTTCAAGGGTAGAATCTTGCCTCCCCTTCATCCGGATAGCATTAGGGTTCAAAGAATATCCCAAGATATTATCGAGGCTTTGGAGAGAGGATTCAAGAAAGAAGAGGTGTGGAGTGATGTTCGATACTCTCCTGAAAGTGTGATTCAGCCTAGTGAGGCTAATACACACGAGACAGTCAGGGCATTGAGTGATAAGATTGGCGAAGAGGAGATATGGCAAAGTGAACATAAGTGGGAAAAGGAAGATGAGATTCTTGATGATCAGTGGGTTCAGAAGAGTAGGAAGAAGGGTCAAGAGAAGGGGGTGAAATCCGAAACAGGACATTTGGAGGGGTTAAAGTGGGAGGTTATTGTGGTTAATGAGCCTATGATTAATGCCTTCTGTATACCTGGTGGTAAGATTGTTGTTTTTACCGGATTACTCAACCATTTCAGAGCTGATGCTGAGATAGCTACTATTATTGGGCATGAG GTTAGTCATGCTATTGCAAGGCATTCGGCTGAACAGATATCGAAAAACCTCTGGTTGACCATATTACAGTTGATTCTTTATCAGTTTTTCATACCTGATTTTGTGAACACGATGTCGAATCTGTTCCTCAGGCTTCCTTTCTCTAGAAG aatGGAAATGGAGGCCGATTATATTGGACTGCTGCTGATCGCGTCAGCTGGATACGATCCACGTGTGGCTCCCCAAGTCTACGAGAAGTTGGGAAGAATAGTGGGCGATTCGAAATTACAAGATTATCTTGCTACTCATCCTTCTGGCAAGAAGAGAGCTCTAACATTAGCTCAGGCTAAAGTTATGGAAGAAGCATTCAACATCTATCGCGAGGTGCAGTCTGGGCGAGGGGTTGAGGGTTTTCTTTAG